From the genome of Nicotiana sylvestris chromosome 2, ASM39365v2, whole genome shotgun sequence, one region includes:
- the LOC104226075 gene encoding uncharacterized protein: MALTCAFTNEFANMTNESMEFQDWTAVAAVAAAATATIVGAAAEAAVGAAAARGVVGRVVAAVVGTAGGAATAGGGSGRSGGGKREQRGQCGGAGDGGNSGGGGSGSNISSSNSSSNSSSSSSNSSSSSSSSNNSCSISNSSSR, encoded by the exons ATGGCACTGACATGTGCCTTTACAAATGAGTTCGCTAACATGACAAACGAATCAATGGAGTTCCAGG ATTGGACTGCAGTAGCAGCAGTGGCAGCGGCAGCGACAGCAACGATAGTGGGAGCAGCGGCGGAGGCGGCGGTAGGAGCGGCGGCGGCGAGAGGAGTAGTGGGAAGAGTGGTGGCGGCGGTGGTAGGGACAGCGGGGGGAGCGGCGACGGCAGGAGGGGGCAGCGGGAGGAGCGGCGGTGGCAAGAGGGAGCAGCGGGGGCAGTGCGGTGGTGCGGGCGATGGTGGGAACAGCGGCGGCGGGGGCAGCGGGAGCAACATCAGCAGCAGCaatagtagtagtaatagtagtagtagcagcagcaatagcagcagtagcagtagtagtagtaataataGTTGTAGCATCAGCAATAGCAGTAGTAGGTAG